The following proteins are encoded in a genomic region of Haemorhous mexicanus isolate bHaeMex1 chromosome 11, bHaeMex1.pri, whole genome shotgun sequence:
- the KLF15 gene encoding Krueppel-like factor 15 — MVDHLLPTDESFSSTRSSLGYFGDMTAGVRSYQMLPSPLSEDDSDSSSFCSCSSPDSQVLSSSYGSTSSAESQDSILDYLLSQASLGNTTASWWDKRRLQPIVKEEYFRMPEFPVDMEDSGPFQPTLEEIEEFLEENMDLELKERPKSETKDLRACSQVSVASLQQKDHMLPSTSLKESKNEQLTSSTEGGQASNGGMTLENGIPVMLQIQPVQIKQESNTSPTSQGPAQENIKIAQLLVNIQGQTFALVPQIVQSSNLNLSSKFVRIAPVPIAAKPIGPGGMIQGQTGIIMGQKFQKNPAAELIKMHKCSFPGCTKMYTKSSHLKAHLRRHTGEKPFACTWPGCGWRFSRSDELSRHRRSHSGVKPYQCPVCEKKFARSDHLSKHVKVHRFPRSSRSVRSVN; from the exons ATGGTGGATCACTTGCTGCCTACTGATGAATCCTTTTCATCCACAAGATCTTCTCTTGGATACTTTGGGGACATGACAGCTGGCGTGAGGTCCTACCAAATGCTGCCCTCTCCCCTGTCAGAAGATGACAGTGACTCGTCCAGCTTTTGTTCTTGTTCCAGCCCTGACTCCCAGGTCCTCAGCTCCAGCTATGGAAGCACATCCAGTGCAGAAAGTCAGGACAGTATCTTAGACTATTTATTGTCCCAGGCATCTTTGGGGAACACCACTGCATCATGGTGGGACAAAAGGAGACTTCAGCCAATAGTGAAAGAGGAGTACTTTAGGATGCCTGAATTTCCCGTGGATATGGAAGACTCAGGACCATTTCAGCCCACGCTTGAGGAAATTGAGGAATTTTTGGAGGAGAACATGGACTTGGAGCTCAAAGAAAGACCTAAAAGCGAGACCAAGGACTTGAGAGCTTGCAGCCAGGTTTCTGTTGCTTCGCTGCAGCAAAAAGACCACATGCTACCCAGTACTAGTTTAAAAGAGAGTAAAAATGAGCAGTTGACTAGCTCAACAGAAGGTGGCCAAGCTTCAAATGGAGGAATGACCCTGGAGAATGGAATACCGGTTATGCTCCAAATTCAGCCTGTGCAGATCAAACAGGAGTCCAACACGAGCCCCACTTCCCAAGGACCAGCACAGGAGAACATAAAAATTGCACAACTCCTTGTCAACATCCAAGGACAGACATTTGCCCTTGTGCCTCAGATAGTTCAGTCGTCCAATTTGAACTTGTCCTCTAAATTTGTCCGCATTGCTCCCGTCCCCATCGCCGCCAAGCCAATTGGGCCAGGGGGCATGATCCAGGGGCAGACGGGAATCATCATGGGTCAGAAATTTCAAAAGAACCCTGCAGCTGAACTCATTAAAATGCATAAATGTTCTTTTCCTGGTTGCACCAAGATGTACACGAAAAGCAGCCATTTGAAAGCCCACCTGAGGAGGCACACGGGAGAAAAGCCCTTTGCGTGCACGTGGCCAGGCTGTGGATGGAG GTTCTCCAGGTCAGATGAGCTGTCCCGGCACCGGCGCTCCCACTCGGGGGTGAAGCCCTACCAGTGTCCAGTCTGTGAGAAGAAGTTTGCTCGAAGTGACCACTTGTCCAAGCACGTCAAGGTGCACCGGTTCCCACGCAGCAGCCGCTCCGTGCGCTCCGTGAACTGA